One genomic region from uncultured Cohaesibacter sp. encodes:
- a CDS encoding LysE family translocator: MNHQTGDPESRSIMFMSAEAWGLFLVACLMLNIAPGPDLIFILSRTLGHGRKIGFAASLGVCSGALVHVMAAALGVSAILATSATAFMIVKYVGAGYLVWLGAKALLSRESVLPTEAKPKKQLSAWAAYRQGVLIDVLNPKVALFFLAFLPQFIPHDGTLSGHQIFLDTVLLGAIVIGVGLVIEAGFIMLAAPFGAYLRNNKTVALWLDRAFGGLLVSLGAKLALTD, encoded by the coding sequence GTGAACCATCAAACTGGCGATCCAGAAAGCCGTTCGATTATGTTCATGTCCGCCGAGGCCTGGGGCCTGTTTCTTGTTGCCTGCCTGATGCTCAATATCGCACCGGGGCCAGATCTTATTTTCATTCTGTCGCGCACATTGGGGCACGGTCGAAAAATCGGATTTGCAGCCTCGCTCGGCGTTTGTTCTGGTGCCTTGGTGCATGTCATGGCCGCAGCCCTTGGGGTGTCTGCCATTTTGGCAACCTCTGCCACAGCCTTCATGATCGTCAAATATGTGGGCGCGGGCTATCTGGTATGGCTCGGTGCCAAGGCTCTGCTTTCACGTGAGAGCGTTCTGCCGACAGAGGCCAAGCCGAAAAAGCAGCTTTCGGCCTGGGCGGCCTATCGTCAGGGCGTGCTGATCGATGTGCTCAATCCCAAGGTCGCTCTGTTTTTCCTCGCTTTTCTGCCCCAGTTCATCCCGCATGATGGCACGCTCAGTGGGCATCAGATATTCCTGGATACCGTTCTGCTTGGTGCTATCGTCATTGGTGTCGGGCTGGTCATTGAGGCGGGCTTCATCATGCTGGCTGCGCCTTTTGGGGCCTATCTTCGCAACAACAAGACCGTTGCTTTATGGCTTGATCGCGCCTTTGGCGGCCTGCTTGTGAGCCTTGGAGCCAAATTGGCCCTTACGGATTAG
- a CDS encoding DMT family transporter — translation MSASTPKTASFEGDNPVLGILLMVLFCMLIPFSDACLKLLGETVPVLTVIVVRFSLQFLFMGTIMLIRQRTISHIFRLSSYIWWRLLIRAVMQISGIAFIYIGLMYMPLADTTAICFIYPILMLLVGHVVMKEVVGPHRIMAALVGFAGTLMVVQPNFMEVGLNALWPVGVAFTFVIFMLATRQTSRGIDPVTVQVLSALIALVIVAVPILLLNGEGFEAFDLKSPSSEEWLFLVGAGVIGSLGHLLMTAAVHLAPSATLAPMQYLEIPFATLIGWLIFSDLPNSLAAWGIAVTVAAGLYIIYREQKALNESRRQSPIELPAEEIV, via the coding sequence ATGTCTGCCAGTACACCCAAAACTGCCAGTTTCGAAGGGGATAATCCCGTTCTGGGTATTCTCCTTATGGTGCTCTTCTGCATGCTGATTCCCTTTAGCGATGCCTGTCTGAAGCTGCTGGGAGAAACTGTGCCGGTGCTTACGGTGATTGTGGTGCGCTTCAGTCTTCAGTTCCTCTTCATGGGGACCATCATGCTGATCAGGCAACGAACCATCAGCCATATCTTCCGCTTGTCTTCCTATATTTGGTGGCGGCTTCTGATCCGCGCGGTGATGCAGATTTCCGGGATTGCTTTCATCTATATTGGCCTCATGTATATGCCGCTGGCGGATACAACAGCCATTTGCTTCATATATCCGATTCTGATGCTGCTGGTTGGTCATGTGGTCATGAAGGAAGTCGTCGGCCCCCATCGCATTATGGCCGCTCTTGTCGGTTTTGCCGGTACATTGATGGTGGTTCAACCCAATTTCATGGAAGTGGGATTGAATGCTCTGTGGCCTGTGGGCGTCGCCTTCACATTCGTGATTTTCATGCTCGCAACGCGTCAGACGAGCCGTGGCATCGATCCAGTCACGGTTCAGGTTCTGTCCGCTCTCATTGCTCTTGTGATTGTTGCTGTGCCCATTCTGCTGCTCAATGGCGAAGGCTTTGAAGCATTTGATCTGAAATCACCCTCAAGCGAAGAATGGCTGTTTCTGGTTGGTGCCGGTGTGATCGGCTCGCTCGGACATCTGTTGATGACAGCGGCGGTTCATCTGGCTCCCTCTGCCACTCTGGCGCCGATGCAATATCTGGAAATTCCCTTTGCCACTCTCATCGGATGGCTCATCTTCTCCGATCTGCCCAACAGTCTGGCTGCATGGGGCATTGCGGTGACCGTTGCCGCCGGGCTCTACATCATCTACCGTGAGCAGAAAGCCTTGAATGAGAGTCGCAGACAATCCCCCATTGAATTGCCTGCTGAAGAGATCGTCTGA
- a CDS encoding glutamate--cysteine ligase, with product MAASQTKAEALTLNDRNALIESISTGEKPKEKWRIGSEHEKFTFYKDSFTPVPYEGDRGIERLLLGMEGLLGWKRIEDKGKIIGLVDPIEGGAISLEPGGQFELSGAPLDNLHQTCREVHRHLAQLREVADPLGIGFLGLGVSPKWHLDEVPVMPKSRYDIMMNYMPKVGSRGLDMMFRSCTIQVNLDFSSEADMAQKMRVGIALQPIATALFANSPFIDGHKNGYQSLRGAIWHDTDKDRTGMLPFVFEEGFGYEQYVDWVLDVPMYFIVRDHTYYDMTGLTFREYLGGKRKDGMPDTEPTLQDWEDHLTTVFPEVRLKRYIEMRGADGGPWRRICALPALWTGLLYDQSSLDAAWDLVKDWTAEEREALRIAVATHGLKTPFRNTTVLELGKKVVEIARKGLAARARVNGAGFDETQYLAALEETVTLGLTPSDQLLMRYNNEWGGNINRVFEDFAY from the coding sequence ATGGCCGCTTCCCAAACCAAAGCTGAAGCCCTGACCCTTAACGACCGCAACGCTCTGATTGAGTCCATTTCGACAGGGGAGAAGCCAAAGGAAAAATGGCGCATCGGCTCCGAACACGAGAAATTCACTTTCTACAAAGACAGCTTTACCCCCGTCCCATATGAGGGGGATCGCGGCATCGAACGCCTACTGCTGGGCATGGAAGGCCTTCTGGGCTGGAAGCGCATTGAGGACAAAGGAAAGATTATCGGCCTTGTCGACCCCATCGAAGGAGGCGCTATTTCCCTTGAACCGGGTGGCCAGTTCGAGCTGTCTGGCGCACCGCTGGACAATCTCCACCAGACCTGCCGCGAAGTGCATCGTCATCTGGCGCAATTGCGCGAAGTGGCCGACCCGCTAGGGATCGGTTTTCTGGGGCTGGGCGTGTCGCCCAAATGGCACTTGGATGAAGTGCCGGTGATGCCCAAGAGCCGCTACGACATCATGATGAACTATATGCCCAAGGTCGGTAGCCGTGGGCTCGACATGATGTTCCGCTCTTGCACCATCCAGGTCAATCTTGACTTCTCAAGCGAAGCGGACATGGCGCAGAAGATGCGCGTCGGCATCGCTTTGCAGCCCATCGCGACAGCGCTGTTTGCCAATTCACCCTTCATTGATGGCCACAAGAATGGCTACCAGTCCCTGCGTGGGGCGATCTGGCATGATACCGACAAGGACCGCACGGGCATGCTGCCGTTCGTCTTCGAAGAAGGCTTCGGCTATGAGCAATATGTGGACTGGGTGCTCGATGTACCGATGTATTTTATCGTGCGCGATCATACCTATTACGACATGACCGGCCTTACCTTTCGCGAATATCTTGGCGGCAAGCGCAAGGACGGTATGCCGGATACCGAGCCGACCCTGCAGGATTGGGAAGACCATCTCACCACCGTATTCCCCGAAGTGCGCCTCAAACGCTATATCGAAATGCGCGGTGCAGACGGAGGGCCTTGGCGCCGCATTTGTGCGTTGCCGGCGCTTTGGACTGGCTTGCTCTATGATCAATCGTCGCTTGATGCGGCTTGGGATCTGGTCAAGGACTGGACCGCAGAGGAACGCGAAGCCCTGCGCATCGCAGTGGCCACGCATGGCCTCAAAACCCCGTTCCGTAACACCACCGTTCTGGAGCTGGGCAAGAAGGTTGTTGAAATCGCCCGCAAGGGGCTGGCTGCTCGAGCGCGGGTCAATGGGGCCGGCTTCGATGAAACCCAGTATCTTGCTGCATTGGAAGAAACCGTTACGCTTGGTCTGACGCCGTCTGATCAACTGCTCATGCGCTATAACAATGAATGGGGTGGCAACATCAATCGCGTTTTTGAAGATTTCGCTTACTAA
- a CDS encoding lipocalin-like domain-containing protein, translated as MQLNKAQTTQEITFHAPYRGKMVKKSNASLAHDLAWHGGLHPLESWQFSTSLRGGGQHFSFRVHLLIIQQRGSEAQISVSMCLMDQDTGWIREVENTVPLKDIMISEQSLKFSTRELDIYGSGNELTINAELPDASIELSGHVNAPILVNNGEGNFHFLGAQQYKFALPAIQLSGNVELMGKPQSVTGAMWLNRQFGALPRRFSLDRNLEQRQWINLYPQLDNGIRLSVSQLWDFARNRQDTCCTVVLPDGTHIVEKIDPLEMNDFMDSRLSGRRYPRHVVLSHEPFETCLQISLPYQQREVVSKIGNLIKFDGKINVNGYMYGEEVTGDGFVEMVGRWR; from the coding sequence ATGCAACTCAATAAGGCTCAAACAACCCAAGAAATCACTTTTCACGCACCCTATCGCGGTAAGATGGTGAAAAAATCCAATGCAAGCCTCGCCCATGACCTCGCTTGGCATGGTGGCCTGCATCCTCTGGAATCATGGCAATTCTCGACCAGCTTGCGTGGCGGCGGACAGCATTTCAGTTTCCGTGTGCATCTGCTCATCATCCAGCAACGTGGCAGCGAGGCTCAGATTTCCGTCAGCATGTGTCTGATGGATCAGGACACCGGCTGGATTCGTGAGGTGGAGAATACTGTTCCTCTCAAGGACATCATGATCAGTGAGCAATCGCTCAAATTCTCGACCCGTGAGCTGGATATCTATGGCAGCGGCAACGAATTGACGATCAATGCGGAGCTTCCCGATGCATCCATCGAGCTCTCCGGCCACGTAAACGCGCCCATCCTGGTGAATAACGGGGAAGGCAATTTCCACTTCCTTGGCGCACAGCAATATAAATTCGCCCTGCCGGCCATTCAGCTTTCTGGCAATGTCGAACTCATGGGCAAACCACAAAGCGTAACCGGTGCCATGTGGCTCAATCGCCAGTTCGGTGCCTTGCCACGCCGCTTCAGTCTGGACCGGAACCTTGAACAGCGCCAATGGATCAATCTATATCCGCAGCTCGACAACGGCATCCGGCTCAGTGTTTCGCAATTGTGGGATTTTGCTCGCAATCGGCAGGATACCTGCTGCACAGTGGTTTTGCCCGACGGTACCCATATTGTCGAGAAAATTGATCCGCTGGAAATGAACGACTTCATGGATAGTCGCCTTTCGGGGCGTCGCTATCCGCGCCATGTGGTTCTTTCCCATGAACCGTTCGAGACTTGCTTGCAAATCAGCCTGCCCTACCAACAGCGCGAGGTGGTTTCCAAGATTGGCAACCTGATCAAGTTTGACGGCAAGATCAATGTCAACGGCTATATGTATGGCGAGGAAGTCACCGGCGACGGTTTCGTGGAAATGGTTGGCCGCTGGCGCTAG
- a CDS encoding oxidoreductase produces MNEQTILQNKVENWREDRLPDLSGKCYVITGGNSGIGLEAAQMLGRKGADLILACRSPQKAASARMVLEATSSGKIELVTLDLADKSSIHRASDGVRAMTQRIDGLINNAGIMQTPKCQTADGFELQFGTNHLGHFLWTSLLLDRVEAACGRVVQVSSIAHRVGRIHFGDLMGEKKYSSTKAYAQSKLANLMFALELDRRLAKAQSPAIAIACHPGYSNTNLQSTGPTGLLNMIYKPLNALIAQPSALGAVPTVLAAAGLEAQRGAYYGPTGFFDTRGPVSLSRIAPHALNLEQSARLWAESERLLGISFMSHD; encoded by the coding sequence ATGAACGAACAAACTATTTTACAAAACAAGGTTGAAAATTGGCGTGAAGACCGCCTACCGGACCTTTCCGGCAAGTGCTATGTCATCACCGGCGGCAACTCCGGTATTGGCCTTGAGGCTGCTCAGATGCTCGGACGTAAGGGTGCCGACCTCATATTGGCGTGCCGCTCGCCACAAAAAGCAGCCTCGGCGCGCATGGTGCTTGAGGCCACCAGCTCTGGCAAGATTGAACTGGTAACCCTTGATCTCGCCGATAAATCCAGCATCCACAGGGCTTCGGATGGCGTGCGTGCGATGACACAGCGCATAGATGGTCTCATCAACAATGCCGGTATCATGCAAACACCTAAGTGCCAGACAGCAGATGGATTTGAATTGCAGTTCGGCACCAACCATCTGGGTCATTTTCTCTGGACCAGCCTGCTGTTGGACCGGGTGGAAGCGGCATGCGGGCGTGTGGTTCAGGTCTCTTCCATAGCCCATCGCGTGGGGCGCATTCATTTTGGAGATCTGATGGGAGAAAAGAAATACTCCTCCACCAAGGCCTACGCACAAAGCAAGCTGGCCAATCTGATGTTTGCCCTTGAGCTGGATCGCCGCCTTGCCAAAGCACAGAGCCCGGCCATCGCCATTGCCTGCCATCCCGGTTATTCCAACACCAATCTGCAGAGCACCGGCCCGACAGGCCTGTTGAACATGATCTACAAACCACTCAATGCTCTCATTGCCCAACCTAGCGCATTGGGAGCAGTCCCAACCGTATTGGCGGCTGCCGGTTTGGAAGCACAACGCGGCGCCTATTATGGCCCGACCGGATTCTTCGATACACGTGGGCCGGTATCGCTTAGCCGCATCGCCCCCCATGCACTTAATCTGGAGCAATCAGCACGCCTGTGGGCCGAGAGCGAAAGGCTGCTTGGCATTTCGTTCATGAGTCATGACTAA
- a CDS encoding helix-turn-helix domain-containing protein → MIFCQYGFRKASMEDIAKAAGLSRQSIYKKFKSKEGVFEWAIIVLTQDAHAAAMAALNDESQQGPRRIIEAFDRWAGDFVPMIRSTPHGSEILERALEIFRDKGHVGDDVLYSNMARLLIKCQLASNRQQADDKVFALSTSAKGLLLRAESPQEFTAGMARIVKAIS, encoded by the coding sequence ATGATTTTTTGCCAGTACGGCTTTCGCAAAGCCTCAATGGAAGACATTGCAAAGGCTGCCGGCTTGTCGCGTCAATCGATTTACAAAAAATTCAAATCCAAGGAAGGCGTTTTTGAGTGGGCCATCATAGTTCTGACCCAAGACGCGCATGCTGCGGCCATGGCCGCATTGAATGATGAAAGCCAACAAGGGCCTAGGCGCATCATAGAGGCGTTTGATCGTTGGGCGGGTGATTTCGTGCCCATGATACGCAGCACACCGCATGGGTCAGAGATTTTGGAGCGGGCTCTGGAGATCTTTCGTGACAAGGGGCATGTGGGAGACGACGTGCTGTATTCCAATATGGCGCGGCTACTGATCAAATGCCAATTGGCAAGCAACAGACAGCAAGCTGACGATAAGGTCTTTGCACTTTCCACCAGTGCCAAGGGGCTCTTGTTGCGCGCAGAAAGCCCGCAGGAATTCACCGCGGGCATGGCACGTATTGTCAAGGCCATCTCATAG
- a CDS encoding EamA family transporter gives MSAAIIPPSQVSPPVDEAAKVSTMSGKDIGLYGMMIIVWGTSWIAMAHQVEIVPALITGVYRFTLAAAVTFLWALLGKYPLRFPLRVHLRLAMVGVFMFSSNFVMFYFAAGYIASGLMAVIFSLVSLFNIILSSLFLGMRPTKQGMVGTVLGLSGIGLIFWPEISANAGDQGVLYGLGFGLGGTLLFCTGNILSVSNKKFDIPLISANCWCLTYGSLWLLCLALVLDVPFMMDWSAEYWIAMAWLVIMASVVAFWGYMTLLGSIGPARAGYLTVLFPIVALLLSTLFEGYQWSLWGLIGLAAIIAGNILVMRSGRKQAAL, from the coding sequence ATGAGCGCTGCAATCATTCCTCCGTCACAGGTCAGCCCCCCAGTTGACGAAGCCGCCAAGGTTTCAACCATGTCGGGCAAGGATATAGGGCTCTATGGCATGATGATCATCGTCTGGGGAACCAGTTGGATCGCCATGGCTCATCAGGTCGAAATCGTGCCCGCTCTGATCACCGGCGTCTATCGCTTCACGCTGGCTGCCGCCGTTACCTTCCTATGGGCCTTGCTGGGCAAATATCCCTTGCGCTTTCCGCTGCGGGTGCATCTGCGGCTGGCAATGGTGGGCGTCTTCATGTTTTCGTCCAACTTTGTCATGTTCTACTTTGCAGCCGGGTATATTGCCTCTGGCCTCATGGCGGTGATCTTCTCTCTGGTCAGTCTCTTCAACATCATCCTCAGTTCCCTGTTTCTTGGTATGCGACCAACGAAACAGGGTATGGTGGGTACGGTTCTGGGACTATCCGGGATCGGACTTATTTTCTGGCCCGAAATCAGCGCCAACGCTGGTGACCAAGGGGTTCTGTATGGGCTGGGCTTTGGCCTTGGTGGGACGCTGCTTTTCTGCACCGGCAACATTCTGTCTGTTTCGAATAAGAAATTCGACATTCCGCTCATCAGCGCCAACTGCTGGTGCCTGACTTATGGTTCCCTTTGGCTTCTCTGTCTGGCGCTGGTGCTCGATGTGCCCTTCATGATGGACTGGAGCGCAGAATATTGGATTGCGATGGCGTGGCTGGTCATCATGGCTTCTGTAGTGGCCTTCTGGGGCTATATGACCCTGCTGGGCTCCATTGGACCGGCGCGGGCAGGCTATCTCACGGTACTCTTCCCCATTGTCGCGTTGCTGCTGTCCACCCTGTTTGAGGGCTATCAATGGTCCTTGTGGGGTCTCATCGGGTTAGCAGCGATCATCGCGGGCAATATTCTGGTCATGCGAAGTGGCCGCAAGCAAGCTGCCCTTTAG
- a CDS encoding LysR substrate-binding domain-containing protein: MNALLDLDQLRTFIAIAETGSFTKAAEQVNKTQSAVSMQMRRLEERVGQTIFVRDGRQSRVTDTGLRLLDYARRMLSLNAETIAAFSSDAMSGKVRLGLPDDYAPRLLPTVLASFATTHPNIEIEVVCEQSSCIHRRIQDGRLDLGIVTHGNRTQERNGRIIRSEPLLWVSSAHHSVHCQSTIPLALGTKTCSWRAAATEALSKAGKKYRIAYVSSSAAAHTGAVMAGLAVSVLPESALTSDMRVLGEREGFPEMKHCDIALLRSENAKDRIHNALAAHIVNALDNVTGGATLAAE; the protein is encoded by the coding sequence ATGAACGCCCTTCTTGATCTGGACCAGCTTCGCACTTTCATTGCCATTGCCGAAACCGGCAGCTTCACCAAGGCCGCCGAGCAGGTCAACAAGACACAGTCGGCCGTATCGATGCAAATGCGTCGGCTGGAAGAGCGGGTCGGGCAAACAATTTTTGTGCGCGATGGCCGCCAGAGCCGCGTCACTGACACAGGTCTGCGTCTGTTGGACTATGCCAGACGCATGTTGTCTCTGAATGCGGAAACCATCGCCGCTTTTTCCTCTGATGCCATGTCAGGCAAGGTCCGCCTTGGTTTGCCTGACGATTATGCGCCAAGACTTTTGCCAACAGTTCTGGCCAGCTTTGCCACCACCCACCCCAACATAGAGATTGAAGTGGTGTGCGAGCAAAGCTCCTGCATCCATCGGCGCATTCAGGACGGGCGTCTGGACCTGGGCATCGTCACCCATGGCAATCGGACACAAGAACGCAATGGCCGGATCATTCGCTCCGAACCGCTCCTTTGGGTTTCCTCGGCGCATCACTCCGTCCATTGCCAGTCGACCATTCCACTCGCTCTTGGCACCAAGACCTGCTCCTGGCGGGCCGCTGCCACCGAGGCTCTTTCCAAAGCCGGAAAGAAATATCGCATTGCCTATGTCAGTTCTTCGGCAGCAGCCCACACAGGCGCGGTGATGGCTGGACTGGCAGTCTCTGTGCTCCCAGAAAGTGCCCTTACCTCAGACATGCGTGTTTTGGGAGAACGAGAAGGGTTCCCTGAAATGAAACACTGCGATATCGCCTTATTGCGCTCAGAGAATGCCAAGGACCGCATTCATAATGCGCTGGCCGCGCATATCGTCAATGCACTGGACAATGTTACCGGTGGCGCTACACTGGCTGCGGAATAA
- a CDS encoding DUF1127 domain-containing protein — MLTVFLNSAFSSAIAGLVRLVTAGATIMRNRAALKSLQELDERTLADIGLTRGDVITAASQPLHRDPMLIDPFDAKRRIHARELEVLARWARPVIEERQPLPAEKLTAIKQTPVCCGSEGA; from the coding sequence ATGCTGACAGTATTTCTGAATTCTGCATTCTCATCGGCAATCGCCGGCCTTGTACGCCTTGTGACTGCGGGGGCGACCATCATGCGTAACCGCGCAGCCTTGAAGAGTCTTCAGGAGCTGGATGAGCGCACCTTGGCTGATATTGGCCTGACACGAGGAGATGTGATCACCGCTGCATCGCAGCCGCTTCACAGGGATCCGATGCTGATCGATCCGTTTGACGCAAAACGCCGGATTCATGCCCGTGAACTGGAAGTGCTGGCACGCTGGGCGCGGCCAGTGATTGAAGAAAGACAGCCACTTCCGGCAGAGAAATTGACCGCAATCAAACAGACGCCGGTTTGTTGCGGATCAGAGGGAGCCTAG
- a CDS encoding lactate utilization protein — MSERHDNSTAKSAILGKIRRSLASVSEGADPNRNEARQEVQERLASRPKGIVPKRAQVGHYEKVAMFMDYAERVSSTTARIGSYEDLPGAITQYLRDHNLPQAIVMGEDPRLKAVNWRTEPQLVRTIGPSDGTDLVGVNHAMGGVAETGTAVLASGPDNPTTINFLPENHIIVLDANDIAGDYESIHDQLRDAGGTAHMPRALNMITGPSRSGDIEQKIMLGAHGPRAVHVIVIG; from the coding sequence ATGAGTGAGCGTCACGACAACAGCACGGCCAAATCTGCCATCCTTGGCAAGATCCGCCGGTCCCTCGCCTCTGTCAGCGAAGGAGCCGACCCGAACCGCAATGAGGCGCGTCAAGAGGTGCAAGAGCGTCTCGCATCCAGACCAAAAGGCATCGTGCCCAAGCGTGCGCAGGTGGGCCATTATGAGAAGGTTGCGATGTTTATGGATTATGCCGAGCGCGTCTCCTCGACCACGGCACGCATTGGCTCCTATGAAGACTTGCCCGGTGCCATCACCCAATATTTGCGGGACCATAACCTGCCACAAGCCATCGTCATGGGGGAAGATCCGCGTCTGAAAGCGGTAAACTGGCGCACGGAACCGCAACTGGTGCGCACGATTGGCCCCTCTGACGGCACAGACCTTGTGGGCGTCAATCACGCGATGGGTGGAGTGGCCGAAACCGGCACAGCCGTGCTCGCATCAGGGCCGGACAACCCGACCACCATCAACTTCCTGCCTGAAAACCACATAATCGTCCTCGACGCCAACGACATTGCGGGCGATTATGAGAGCATTCACGATCAATTACGCGATGCGGGAGGTACAGCCCACATGCCGCGCGCGCTCAACATGATCACAGGCCCATCACGCTCGGGAGATATCGAGCAGAAAATCATGCTCGGGGCCCACGGGCCGCGCGCCGTGCATGTGATTGTCATCGGCTAA
- a CDS encoding LutB/LldF family L-lactate oxidation iron-sulfur protein, giving the protein MEIKSRDFKKNASDALADATLQKALKNVEAGFIGKRQASVDALPEFEDLRDLGRDIKTHALKHLDVYLEDYEKKVTASGGHVHWAETAQDACEIVRDICHSVGARTMTKGKSMISEEMQLNAFLEADGMEVTETDLGEYIIQLRGEHPSHIIAPAVHVTKDQVEADFRRAHTNLDPNRNLDDPVTLLGEAREVLREKYFAADVGITGANFLVAESGSSVIVTNEGNGDLTQTLSRVHIVLASIEKVIPTLNDLDVFLRLLARSATGQEQSVYTTISTGPRRPEDPDGPEEYHVVLLDNGRSEMLGTDFEEMLRCIRCGACINHCPVYHAVGGHAYGWVYPGPMGSVLTPSLVGVDKAGHLPNASTLCGRCESVCPMRIPLPKMLRHWREREYERHLNPTPQRWGLKGWAYFARRPKLYHRTMRIGMRVMKYLAPQTALMRRLPAAGGWTKHREFPAPEGKTFQQMWAEREAGRRQTKGDAA; this is encoded by the coding sequence ATGGAAATCAAGTCACGCGATTTCAAGAAGAATGCAAGCGACGCGCTTGCTGATGCCACCCTGCAAAAGGCCCTCAAGAATGTCGAGGCAGGCTTTATCGGCAAGCGGCAAGCCTCGGTTGATGCTCTGCCCGAGTTTGAGGATCTGCGCGATCTGGGGCGCGATATCAAGACACACGCCCTCAAGCATCTGGATGTCTATCTGGAAGATTACGAGAAGAAGGTAACAGCCAGCGGTGGGCATGTGCATTGGGCGGAAACGGCTCAGGATGCCTGCGAGATCGTACGCGATATCTGTCATTCGGTCGGTGCGCGAACGATGACCAAGGGCAAATCGATGATCTCGGAGGAAATGCAGCTCAATGCCTTTCTCGAAGCCGATGGCATGGAAGTGACCGAGACCGACCTTGGCGAATATATTATCCAGCTTAGAGGGGAACATCCCAGCCATATCATCGCGCCTGCGGTGCATGTGACCAAGGATCAGGTGGAAGCAGACTTCCGCCGTGCCCACACCAATCTTGACCCGAACCGCAATCTGGATGATCCGGTCACCCTGCTTGGTGAAGCGCGAGAGGTGTTGCGCGAGAAATATTTCGCAGCCGATGTCGGCATTACGGGCGCCAACTTTCTGGTGGCCGAAAGCGGCTCGTCGGTGATCGTGACCAATGAGGGCAATGGCGACCTGACTCAGACTCTCAGCCGGGTGCATATCGTGCTGGCATCCATCGAGAAAGTGATCCCGACCCTTAATGATCTGGATGTCTTCCTGCGCCTGTTGGCACGCTCGGCCACTGGGCAGGAACAGAGCGTTTACACCACCATTTCCACCGGTCCGCGCCGGCCCGAAGACCCTGACGGGCCGGAAGAATATCATGTCGTGCTGCTGGATAATGGCCGCTCGGAAATGCTGGGCACGGATTTTGAAGAAATGTTGCGTTGCATCCGCTGCGGGGCCTGCATCAACCATTGCCCGGTTTATCATGCCGTGGGCGGCCATGCCTATGGCTGGGTCTATCCAGGGCCGATGGGATCGGTTTTGACGCCATCCCTTGTCGGAGTGGACAAGGCAGGTCATCTGCCCAATGCCTCAACGCTTTGCGGGCGCTGCGAAAGTGTCTGCCCGATGCGCATTCCCCTGCCCAAGATGCTGCGTCATTGGCGCGAGAGGGAATATGAGCGCCATCTCAACCCCACACCACAGCGTTGGGGGCTCAAGGGCTGGGCCTATTTTGCCCGCCGACCCAAGCTTTATCACCGCACCATGCGCATTGGGATGCGGGTGATGAAATATCTGGCACCACAAACAGCCCTGATGCGTCGCCTGCCTGCCGCCGGGGGATGGACCAAACATCGCGAGTTCCCCGCCCCTGAGGGCAAGACCTTCCAGCAGATGTGGGCGGAGCGTGAGGCCGGACGTAGGCAAACGAAGGGAGATGCGGCATGA